ttcatcatcggATGGAATGTGTGCAATATCCAGCAGGATATTATCATATTCATCATCTGAGCTAACGTCTGATGCAGCTGCTGATCCCAAACGACGTAACGGTGACTCTAAATCCATATTACCCTGTAAAGCAATATGCTCCTTCTCACTTTCACCATCTCTACGCTCGTCatcactttgaaaaaagataCCAAAAATGTATTCTTCACCGTCAACCTGTGAGGCCTTAGAATTGTTGtcctttctcttcttatcTTTCAAGAGTTTCCGCCTTTGTATACGTTCCTGACGTTCCAGTTTCTTGGCTTCTCTCATCTTTAATCTCTTTAATTTCTCGTCACTCACCAGCAGGGGAAGAGAAGTACTTAAGCTCAATCGAGGCTCACTGCCATCTTCGCAATAGTACAGACTAGCAAACTTGGGATCCTCATAAAAGGGCATGTCAAAAACGGTCATTATCCcgtcgtcatcttcatcgttatcatcctcatctaTCGCATCGCCGTTACCATCTACGAAAGGTGACCTCAACCTTTCTGCCGGATCGGATCCATCCTCGTGTATACTACCATCAAAAGACAAGTCATCAGCATTTTGCAACTCTGATACGAGATTCCTTTCCTCTTCGTGAAGAATCGGCACATCGTCTTCCCCAGTATCCAGTCCCGTTTCAATCTCACCCATCGATTCGTCTTCTATCACGTTAAAATATGCATCCTGATCTATATCGTATTCCGACTCTTCTGAGGCTGACAACTGCGGAACGTGCAACTGGTTCAGCTTATCGTTAAACAGTAAGCTCATATTAATTTCATTAGAATCtttcacttcttcaccaatatcttcttcgctaTGTTCACTAACGCTGCCATACCGTATACCATCGTCGTCCTTTCTAAAATTGAAGGCTAAGGCAACCTCATTATTTCCATTGTCAGAATCGTCCTCAGACGAAGactcttctttcttcttggtatTATCCACGGGCGGTGGCCTcttttcaagtttcttcacTGGAGATTTAGTCGGTGATTTATTCCGCTTCAGCGCTGAAAGCGCCTTCATggctctcttctttctctgtgCAGTCAATCTCACAAAATCAAtattctcatcatcagaacTGGTATCACTATCACTCCCATCACTATCACTACCCTCGTCATCGCTATCATCGCTATCATCACTATCATCGCTTTCGTTTTCACTATCGCTCACAACAGCCTGATCCGAAGAATCAGGGCCATCCTCAGAGCCGCCTTGTATCAGTCTGCTAGTTTTTCCTGCTGCATTATTCGATGTGCTTTTTACCTTTCCACTCTTTCTCTTTGTGTATACTTTTTCATTTCCATTCTCTGCATCAGAGATATCACTTAAAGCAGAATCAGATGAATAAATCAAACTAAACCTTCGAGGTCGGGGGgtctgtttcttctttaCTTTTCCACCTTTCACTGGGAATTTCTGTCCTACACCAATGCTTTTTCGACTCACTACACTCTTCCTAGCGGTCTTCGACCCCACCATCATTTCTATCTATCTTAACACAATGTAATCTAGCACACTGCTCAATTGAATTGATATGAAACGTGATCTTGGCTATTTCTCGCTGTGAATCGCTCGATATTCCACTGATTTCAACCgttttcaaatccttaAACCTGCAAATGCAATTCCAATTGCAGTTAAAATAGCAGCAGATCCTTTTTGAGACCAATTCCAACGATTTCTTATCTAAATTTATCCTTTTATTTgtctttcaattcaaactattttatttatttaagatgagatgagctttaaATTTTgggaaaattttcaaaaaataaaGGACGTTTCTTTTCAGTGATCATGGTCACGTGACTTATGAAATATGTTATATAACATTCaatattcatcaattaGTTGATATTTATTGTATTCTTGTTGGCCAAATGGCATCAATGGGTACTTAGGATGCTTGCAGTGGTTGATTTGCCGACGGAGATTGTATGGGAGCTTTTGGAACTGTGTCCTAGAGAGCTCAGAGCGGTAAATAAGAGGTTTTATCTGTTGCATAATGAGTTGTATCGGGAGAAAACTCTAGATTTAATTCCTAGAGTCCCAGAGGAGaatcaagaattttggGATGTTGTAAAGGGTCCAGTGGTTGATTACGTGAAGAGCTTGGAATTTTTGCGTGGCAATGCGAGAAAGATTGGGCGTTTACTAGGTGAAGAGTACGTTGACGATTCTTGGTATATTATTTATAATGCGATCCTGGGTCGATTGAAGTGTGGGAACCATTTCGCAGTGAGAGACTCGTTGGATTATCACAAGCCAATCTATACTGGTAGTTGTGTGGTACCACCCGGTGAATCTTGTCCGATTAATGCATGGTTCCATATCGATGATTTGGATGCAGCGAGGAAGTTGGGTACGTTGGTGACTGATTTCGGGGCTAGCCATACGAAATTATCACCAGGCGAGTACTGTACCGAATATTGCGGATTTTATCAAGGAGACTGGGGTCTACTGCTTCAATCTGGGATATTGCCCAAAATGGAGGGAAGAAACTTGCCAGTGTCGATTGAGTTACGACTTGTTGAGAGGTCAATGACGCCACCAgattattttgaaaaacCGCAATTGAATTTTCTGGGATACGATTTCAGAGATTACGATCCAAAGAATAAATGGTTGTTTTTTCGAATAGATAAATCCTTTAAGACTACAATTTTTAATCCATATGAGACATTGCTTTCAGAGTCGCTTGTCAAGTGGGATGGGAAGTTTGATGTGCCAAGTCATTTTGAGAGACCTCAGAAGTCAACAACTGGATATTTTGATCCCAGCGTTAAAGCTGTAAGAAAATTTATGTATCGATACCCAAAGAGCAAACAGAATTTAGAACTGGAAAAGGTTTTGCCCGATTGGAGAGCACCCCGACTACGACGTTAACCTGCACTTCTATTATATAAGTTGTATTAGCAATTATATCAAGATCATTAACTAATAAAAGTACTCTCGATGATTGAAATTCCCTTTTCGCCTTCAAACTCAGAATCCTGACAGTACTGGTATATGAAAGGTTTCACGCTTGCAATGTTTTCGACCAAAGACTTGACAATACTTGGCATCTCACCAAGGACATCATATCTGTTTACCAATCTCAGATTTTTTTCAGTGAAATTCAGTGGGAAAGTTATGCTCTTTGGGTGAGACCAACCAGTTTGTTCATCCTTCTCAGTAGAATTAAACTTCACTGGGGTTTCGTTCACACTCGAACCAACAGCTTTTATCTTATCGTTTTCTGTTTGGCACCAAACAGTCACGGTAGTCTGCTTTTGACTATCACCGGTGGTAAACTCCATGCAGAGCACTGAGCTCAGACGATTTTGGTAACATAGAAAGTTCCATTTACGTGCCGCCTTCTGTGGAGGTAAACCTTGTACTGCATCAATGTATGAACCGGGCACATCGATCAAATCCAGTGTAACTTTGTTACCCTTTGAATTGTTGTAACTGATGGTACCGTGACACTTGACTCTAGGAGCGAAAAGATGTCTAAGCATTTTTTTGGAATGTACACCCTCGTCTGCTTTCTTCAGTTCATCTGGACTAACTGCTTTCTCCAGGTAATAATTACAACCATTCGGTTTAATCATAAATCCTTCGTATAGATCAACcatcaaatcaattttCAAGCCAGAAGTCTTGTCAGACCCTTCAGGAATATCAACTTTAATCACTAGGGTCGCAGTAAGGGTATCATCATGAGAAGCACTCttgaattcaaaagaagctcCACGAGTTACTACTTTCAGGGGCTCAAAACTCTCGAGGTCCTCCAATTTGAAACTTTGCCATATATCAATATCCTCAGTTTTATCCTCACGACTACGAAACACTTTGAAGTTCAGTTGAAAACCCTTATAGACACCGCCTACAACACTCGAATAAAGCATCTGTACAAAGCCACATTTCCCACTTTGTAAATCCGTGAAATACAACGTCTGTGTCTCTACTCTAGTCTCAACAGACTTCTTTACTGCTTTGAATAATCCATTgctcttcaattcctccTTGTGTGATAAAACGAACCATTCTAACTGCTTTATGTCGTTCACAACAATATAGTCATCTTTCGATTTGACTTCCCTGACAGGTGCAAACTTCACTTTATCCTTATTACCACCAAACATACTTTACAGATCTATGAAAGAGGTTGCAAAAGAGTTTACACAGAGGTTCATCGATCTATAAAGCATATTATAGTTCACAATCGCATCGTTCGTAACGGAAACGGCGTACCAATTGCTGATCTCGTTCAAGTTACACCGATGATGGTTTCAATGCCGATTTGATCGGGCCGTTTTGGCCAGTTGTGGTAGCTTTAGCTCAATGGTTGACGGTGGCATCGAGCGATCTTTGCCCCGATCCGGAAACAATGGCAGAAAAGAACGCAGCTTTCGCGATGACTATAAGCTCAAATTGCAACCTATAGGTCCCTCAAGGTCGACTGAGTAGTTGCATTTGGTGGTTTCGTAGACGTTTAGTATTTGGAAATTCTTGCCACAGTGAACTGTCACCCTTGCGGCTCTCATGGGCCCATTCCAGCACTTGTCACCTCCGCCGTATTGCAAAATAAGACCGTTATTAATATTGTGTAGGGAGCCAATGAGGTATTCAATGTGAGTGTTGTCAATCTCGTTGGTCAGGGCTGGGAATAGATCGTCCTCATTTGGGTATTTTGACTTCAGGTATTCGAAATATTTCGat
This DNA window, taken from Torulaspora delbrueckii CBS 1146 chromosome 2, complete genome, encodes the following:
- the UCC1 gene encoding Ucc1p (similar to Saccharomyces cerevisiae YLR224W; ancestral locus Anc_8.433), producing the protein MLAVVDLPTEIVWELLELCPRELRAVNKRFYLLHNELYREKTLDLIPRVPEENQEFWDVVKGPVVDYVKSLEFLRGNARKIGRLLGEEYVDDSWYIIYNAILGRLKCGNHFAVRDSLDYHKPIYTGSCVVPPGESCPINAWFHIDDLDAARKLGTLVTDFGASHTKLSPGEYCTEYCGFYQGDWGLLLQSGILPKMEGRNLPVSIELRLVERSMTPPDYFEKPQLNFLGYDFRDYDPKNKWLFFRIDKSFKTTIFNPYETLLSESLVKWDGKFDVPSHFERPQKSTTGYFDPSVKAVRKFMYRYPKSKQNLELEKVLPDWRAPRLRR
- the TDEL0B02040 gene encoding uncharacterized protein (similar to Saccharomyces cerevisiae YDR222W and YLR225C; ancestral locus Anc_8.432); translation: MFGGNKDKVKFAPVREVKSKDDYIVVNDIKQLEWFVLSHKEELKSNGLFKAVKKSVETRVETQTLYFTDLQSGKCGFVQMLYSSVVGGVYKGFQLNFKVFRSREDKTEDIDIWQSFKLEDLESFEPLKVVTRGASFEFKSASHDDTLTATLVIKVDIPEGSDKTSGLKIDLMVDLYEGFMIKPNGCNYYLEKAVSPDELKKADEGVHSKKMLRHLFAPRVKCHGTISYNNSKGNKVTLDLIDVPGSYIDAVQGLPPQKAARKWNFLCYQNRLSSVLCMEFTTGDSQKQTTVTVWCQTENDKIKAVGSSVNETPVKFNSTEKDEQTGWSHPKSITFPLNFTEKNLRLVNRYDVLGEMPSIVKSLVENIASVKPFIYQYCQDSEFEGEKGISIIESTFIS
- the IFH1 gene encoding Ifh1p (similar to Saccharomyces cerevisiae CRF1 (YDR223W) and IFH1 (YLR223C); ancestral locus Anc_8.434), producing MMVGSKTARKSVVSRKSIGVGQKFPVKGGKVKKKQTPRPRRFSLIYSSDSALSDISDAENGNEKVYTKRKSGKVKSTSNNAAGKTSRLIQGGSEDGPDSSDQAVVSDSENESDDSDDSDDSDDEGSDSDGSDSDTSSDDENIDFVRLTAQRKKRAMKALSALKRNKSPTKSPVKKLEKRPPPVDNTKKKEESSSEDDSDNGNNEVALAFNFRKDDDGIRYGSVSEHSEEDIGEEVKDSNEINMSLLFNDKLNQLHVPQLSASEESEYDIDQDAYFNVIEDESMGEIETGLDTGEDDVPILHEEERNLVSELQNADDLSFDGSIHEDGSDPAERLRSPFVDGNGDAIDEDDNDEDDDGIMTVFDMPFYEDPKFASLYYCEDGSEPRLSLSTSLPLLVSDEKLKRLKMREAKKLERQERIQRRKLLKDKKRKDNNSKASQVDGEEYIFGIFFQSDDERRDGESEKEHIALQGNMDLESPLRRLGSAAASDVSSDDEYDNILLDIAHIPSDDEINSPKDSQRARGDQSVSSSVPNTSAINTDDDSDAMDGAGYDDDDDLSDTNVFIDIDDLDPDSFYFQDHDDDDSTSLSEMTDDTDVSNKENPKNDVLETVEYVDDESTDEDDNLPPPSSRSKIIGSKAKEVVSANVVGLKPPKLGTWETDSKPFTIIDGLSTKSLYPLIQEHQQLVEQQQRAKSQSPDLRSGHELSSANGDELTLNELLNMSELEDEENSTPSFSQAVSNWYEKPKVPLSAFRNKGVNELEDDEYMLPVNATRKVPIGYIGSERTRRKIDKMKELQRKKAEKRRKLKKKKKLLKLKRRQERLEKSSQAGRTPETVPEMGDSAVAEQTSEVDHHDNLLSHEPEGYVARSRKGSVKSVGLEEIHEILGKDNSDLYDGSEPPYSLPEGSDHALDLADADILSSLTAPIQLDDVGGAPSWRRRQSMVEAAAENLRFTKSGLFSESALADIEEIIGTGATAGAFEFSEALQ